In Pseudothermotoga hypogea DSM 11164 = NBRC 106472, the following are encoded in one genomic region:
- a CDS encoding DUF362 domain-containing protein produces MGKSKVFVLRTTPERVVEDIAQLLKEANVDVILDKSRPVILKDNISWHLPMPSSNTTPWQLEGTILGLKRLGFEQIIAVENKTVVTKPQKGAQLNKLASVYKKYNVPILHNFEPSHMKWIDYQPRCELNVLHKIFPEGVKIPDFFVGKNIVHLPTMKCHIYTTTTGAMKNAFGGLLNTKRHYAHSWIHETLVDLLKIQKEIHSGIFAVMDGTTAGNGPGPRTMNPVRTDLVLASDDQVAVDAVAAKIMGFDPMSIDYIRIANEQGLGNGRLENIEIVGYDVSSLNYRFKVGDNLASRVGDVLWFGPLKRLQHLFFRTPLVYLFVLASEVYHDVFWWNLKGRRILEDWKKSSPWGKLWENYT; encoded by the coding sequence ATGGGTAAATCGAAGGTCTTCGTGCTGAGAACCACACCAGAAAGGGTTGTTGAAGACATCGCTCAATTGCTGAAGGAAGCCAACGTCGATGTAATTCTTGACAAATCGCGCCCAGTGATCCTGAAGGACAACATCTCCTGGCATTTACCCATGCCATCGTCGAACACGACACCGTGGCAGCTCGAAGGAACCATACTGGGTTTGAAAAGACTCGGGTTCGAGCAGATCATCGCCGTCGAAAACAAGACTGTCGTGACGAAACCGCAGAAGGGTGCCCAATTGAACAAACTGGCATCTGTGTACAAGAAGTATAACGTACCAATCCTCCACAACTTCGAACCGAGTCATATGAAGTGGATCGATTATCAACCCAGGTGCGAGCTGAACGTGCTCCACAAGATATTCCCCGAAGGAGTGAAGATACCTGACTTCTTCGTAGGTAAAAACATCGTCCATCTACCAACGATGAAGTGCCACATCTACACGACGACCACCGGAGCCATGAAGAACGCTTTTGGAGGTCTTCTCAACACGAAACGACATTACGCGCACAGCTGGATCCACGAAACGCTCGTGGACCTTTTGAAGATACAGAAAGAGATCCACAGTGGTATCTTTGCCGTCATGGATGGCACCACTGCTGGGAACGGTCCAGGTCCGAGAACGATGAATCCTGTACGAACGGATCTGGTATTGGCGAGTGACGATCAGGTTGCCGTAGACGCGGTTGCAGCAAAGATAATGGGCTTTGATCCGATGTCGATAGACTACATTCGCATCGCGAATGAACAAGGCTTGGGCAACGGAAGGTTGGAGAACATCGAGATCGTTGGTTACGACGTGTCGAGTTTGAACTATCGTTTCAAAGTTGGTGACAACCTCGCGAGCAGGGTTGGGGACGTGCTGTGGTTTGGCCCTTTGAAGAGGCTTCAGCATCTGTTTTTCAGAACACCTCTGGTGTATCTGTTCGTGCTCGCTTCAGAAGTTTATCACGATGTTTTCTGGTGGAACCTCAAAGGTAGAAGAATCCTCGAAGACTGGAAAAAATCGAGTCCATGGGGAAAACTGTGGGAGAATTACACGTGA
- a CDS encoding DMT family transporter translates to MKSFLVLLMALTANALANVFVKVAAVSLVRSENIAHFFLNSMKNLYTWLALFCFAVAFVLYALSLTRLKLSVAYPIMTSAGFVLVSLFSHFLFKESVTVTKIIGMIVIVAGIWLVSV, encoded by the coding sequence ATGAAAAGCTTTCTCGTCTTGCTGATGGCATTGACAGCGAACGCATTGGCAAACGTGTTTGTGAAAGTGGCAGCAGTTTCGTTGGTCAGAAGTGAGAACATCGCGCACTTCTTCCTCAACTCCATGAAAAACCTGTACACCTGGCTCGCTCTCTTCTGCTTTGCTGTTGCTTTTGTCCTTTACGCCCTGAGCCTGACGAGACTGAAGCTGAGCGTTGCGTATCCGATCATGACAAGCGCGGGATTCGTCTTGGTGTCGCTCTTCTCTCATTTCTTGTTCAAAGAGAGCGTAACGGTAACGAAGATCATCGGTATGATCGTCATCGTCGCAGGAATCTGGCTCGTCTCGGTGTGA
- a CDS encoding decaprenyl-phosphate phosphoribosyltransferase: MPNVLRLLRIKQWVKNLFVLAPLVFSKRFFDPSSFLLSFTAFLIFCLASSAVYILNDIRDAPLDRLHPKKRNRPIASNRVSVRTAYVVFSILLSASVLMAIEVGLKFLACIVVYLSLNVFYTFWGKYLVLIDVFCIAAGFALRVMGGSYAIRVSPSGWLITSTFFLSLFLGFSKRKAELVSLDGNNHFQRPSLQFYDLDLLTNVVVSTGTGAIVFYTLYTLDVRTIEQFGTDKLYLTVPFVCYGVFRYMFLSMHRGEEDPTDVLTKDRSLWIAIGLWFFSVMMILYLGR; this comes from the coding sequence GTGCCGAACGTCTTGAGGTTGCTGAGGATAAAACAGTGGGTGAAGAACCTTTTCGTGCTGGCACCTTTAGTTTTTTCAAAGAGATTTTTTGATCCTTCATCATTTCTTCTTTCTTTCACAGCTTTCTTAATCTTCTGCTTAGCTTCGAGTGCTGTTTACATTCTGAACGACATAAGAGATGCGCCACTGGACAGGTTGCATCCGAAGAAGAGAAACAGGCCCATCGCGAGTAACCGTGTCAGCGTTCGAACGGCCTACGTTGTCTTTTCTATTTTGCTGTCTGCATCTGTCCTCATGGCGATCGAGGTCGGCCTGAAGTTCCTCGCCTGCATCGTGGTTTATCTCTCTTTGAACGTGTTCTACACTTTCTGGGGAAAGTATCTTGTCCTGATAGACGTTTTCTGTATCGCAGCAGGTTTTGCACTCAGAGTGATGGGTGGTAGCTATGCAATCCGGGTTTCACCTTCGGGCTGGTTGATCACCAGCACCTTTTTCCTGTCGCTTTTTTTGGGATTCAGCAAGAGAAAGGCAGAACTCGTATCTCTGGATGGAAACAACCATTTTCAGCGACCATCTTTGCAGTTTTACGATCTCGATCTGCTCACGAACGTTGTAGTTTCGACCGGTACTGGCGCGATCGTTTTCTACACACTCTACACACTCGACGTTCGAACCATAGAGCAGTTCGGTACGGACAAGCTGTATCTGACCGTTCCCTTCGTCTGTTACGGAGTATTCCGGTATATGTTCCTCTCCATGCATCGAGGTGAAGAAGATCCCACCGACGTTCTGACCAAGGATAGATCCCTTTGGATAGCGATCGGGCTTTGGTTCTTCAGCGTGATGATGATTCTGTACTTGGGGAGGTAA
- a CDS encoding ABC transporter ATP-binding protein: protein MAKVELENVTKIFDNKVVAVKDVTLTVEDKEFVVLLGPSGCGKTTTLRMIAGLEEITKGTIKIDGKVVNDVEPKDRDIAMVFQNYALYPHMTVYENMAFGLKLRKFPKDEIDRRVKEAAKILGIEELLDRKPRQLSGGQRQRVAVGRAIVRNPKVFLFDEPLSNLDAKLRVQMRSELKKLHHRLEATIVYVTHDQVEAMTMADKIVIMKDGTVQQIGTPYEVYNKPANTFVAGFIGSPAMNFLNAVVVAEKGGIWIKTSGFKVKVIKEHEPVLEPWIDKEVIFGIRPENIFDKLFAIAPQPENTITGIVDVVEPLGSETLLHVTCGEDSLVARVDPRTKAKEGEKIDLVFDMNMIHVFDKETQKAIL from the coding sequence ATGGCTAAGGTGGAACTCGAGAATGTAACGAAGATCTTTGACAACAAAGTCGTCGCGGTGAAGGATGTGACGTTGACCGTCGAGGACAAAGAGTTCGTGGTGCTATTGGGACCGTCTGGTTGTGGGAAGACCACGACGCTCAGGATGATCGCAGGTTTGGAGGAGATCACGAAGGGAACGATAAAGATCGATGGAAAAGTCGTCAACGATGTTGAACCCAAAGACAGGGACATTGCGATGGTTTTCCAGAACTATGCCCTCTATCCTCACATGACCGTTTACGAGAACATGGCCTTCGGTCTGAAGCTGAGAAAGTTTCCAAAAGACGAGATCGACAGGAGGGTCAAGGAAGCGGCAAAGATTTTGGGCATAGAAGAACTGCTCGACAGGAAACCCAGGCAGCTTTCCGGTGGTCAGAGACAGCGCGTCGCAGTCGGTAGGGCCATCGTGAGGAATCCAAAGGTGTTCTTGTTCGACGAGCCTTTGTCTAACCTCGACGCAAAACTTAGGGTTCAAATGAGAAGCGAATTGAAAAAACTCCATCACAGACTCGAAGCAACTATAGTTTACGTCACCCACGATCAGGTCGAAGCCATGACGATGGCCGACAAGATCGTCATCATGAAGGACGGAACTGTCCAACAGATAGGAACTCCCTATGAAGTCTACAACAAGCCGGCGAACACGTTCGTCGCAGGATTCATCGGAAGTCCTGCTATGAACTTCTTGAATGCTGTCGTGGTTGCAGAAAAAGGTGGTATCTGGATAAAGACGAGTGGCTTCAAAGTGAAGGTCATAAAAGAGCACGAACCTGTCCTCGAGCCATGGATCGACAAAGAGGTCATCTTTGGCATAAGACCCGAAAACATCTTCGACAAACTGTTTGCTATAGCACCGCAACCTGAGAACACCATCACAGGCATAGTGGACGTGGTTGAACCGCTCGGTAGCGAAACTCTGTTGCACGTCACGTGTGGAGAAGACTCACTCGTTGCCAGAGTTGATCCAAGAACGAAGGCTAAAGAGGGTGAAAAGATCGATCTTGTCTTCGACATGAATATGATACACGTGTTCGACAAAGAGACGCAGAAGGCTATTCTGTGA
- a CDS encoding type II toxin-antitoxin system Phd/YefM family antitoxin: protein MKNQLEFFSLADAKAKLSEVLKRVQQKDVVITKNGVPAAVLIDYERYRKIMNFLDQVYDLYLLDVGDPSAHGSVNQRELFQEDIEEV from the coding sequence GTGAAGAACCAGCTCGAATTCTTCAGCCTTGCGGATGCGAAGGCAAAGCTTTCTGAAGTTCTGAAGAGAGTGCAGCAAAAAGACGTTGTGATAACGAAGAATGGAGTACCCGCAGCGGTTCTGATCGATTACGAGCGCTACCGAAAGATCATGAACTTTCTGGATCAGGTGTACGATCTTTACTTGCTCGACGTGGGTGATCCCTCAGCCCATGGGTCAGTGAATCAGAGAGAACTCTTTCAGGAAGACATCGAGGAGGTGTGA
- a CDS encoding ATP-binding protein, translated as MNATEPDLLLDALMKIFQRFVDCESIVVLDNDLNVKKIKGDTAEIDEDLKKMIQWVMNNHSPMSLPKGDAMIHIFPLVKAGKTLGVLLAWSNEEIVVETSELLRTFAFLSAVVLENLELYSSLQRQHMALEATKNYMQRILDSFPQHIAVFDQDSRIVFANKGYSLSSFGEDIASKVTQLVQKTFLTGSRQTLEVEEGANFYSIVAEPIEYEGQPQVLLVITDVTNTKEVERLKAIDQLKTEFVANISHELKTPLAAIKAYAETILMSIEMLDQQTLNEFVQIIYKESQHLESILEGLLDFSKLEQRMMTLEKTTFDLTGLVRETMRSIEELARSKQVRLELLTKEPVLIRADQKRIKQVITNLVNNGIKYSKEDSQEKYVRVRIERKGDKVLIEISDNGLGIPKEYHEKVFERFFRVGTVMDHRVEGTGLGLTIAKQIVELHGGRIWLESEPNVGTTVFVELPVGDER; from the coding sequence ATGAACGCGACGGAGCCAGATCTTTTGCTCGACGCACTCATGAAGATCTTTCAAAGGTTCGTGGACTGCGAAAGCATAGTCGTGCTGGACAACGACTTGAATGTCAAGAAGATCAAAGGAGACACAGCTGAAATCGATGAAGACCTGAAAAAGATGATCCAGTGGGTCATGAACAATCATTCTCCTATGTCCTTGCCCAAAGGTGATGCAATGATACACATCTTTCCGCTGGTGAAAGCAGGCAAAACTCTGGGTGTGCTGCTCGCCTGGAGTAATGAAGAAATAGTGGTCGAGACTTCCGAACTGCTGCGTACCTTTGCCTTTTTGTCCGCAGTTGTTCTCGAGAACCTCGAACTCTATTCTTCTTTGCAGAGACAGCACATGGCACTCGAGGCAACTAAGAACTACATGCAGAGGATCTTGGACTCTTTCCCTCAGCACATCGCCGTGTTTGATCAAGACTCAAGGATCGTCTTTGCCAACAAAGGCTACTCGCTGTCATCTTTCGGTGAAGACATCGCTTCAAAGGTCACTCAATTGGTTCAGAAGACGTTCCTGACAGGATCACGACAGACGCTCGAAGTCGAAGAAGGTGCGAACTTTTACTCCATCGTTGCTGAACCCATAGAATACGAAGGCCAGCCTCAGGTGTTGCTCGTCATCACTGACGTCACGAACACGAAAGAGGTGGAGAGGCTCAAGGCAATAGATCAACTGAAAACGGAGTTTGTGGCGAACATCTCTCACGAATTGAAAACACCACTCGCAGCGATCAAAGCTTACGCGGAGACCATACTCATGAGTATCGAAATGCTGGATCAACAGACTCTGAACGAGTTCGTCCAGATCATCTACAAGGAAAGTCAGCATTTGGAATCCATCCTCGAAGGCTTGCTCGATTTTTCAAAACTTGAGCAGAGGATGATGACACTCGAAAAAACCACCTTTGATTTGACCGGACTGGTCAGGGAGACGATGAGATCGATCGAGGAACTCGCCAGGTCGAAGCAAGTCAGGTTGGAACTGTTGACCAAAGAACCCGTGTTGATCAGAGCAGACCAGAAGCGCATCAAACAGGTCATAACGAACCTTGTGAACAACGGTATCAAGTACTCGAAAGAAGATTCGCAGGAAAAGTACGTGAGGGTGAGAATAGAGAGAAAGGGCGATAAAGTCCTGATCGAGATATCGGACAACGGTTTAGGAATACCCAAAGAGTATCACGAAAAGGTCTTCGAGAGGTTCTTCAGGGTTGGAACCGTTATGGACCATAGAGTGGAGGGAACCGGTTTGGGACTCACCATCGCCAAGCAGATCGTAGAACTTCATGGTGGTCGCATCTGGCTGGAGAGCGAGCCGAACGTTGGTACGACGGTTTTCGTGGAATTACCGGTGGGTGACGAACGGTGA
- a CDS encoding HDOD domain-containing protein — protein MKLEEIITKIEELPTPDPIVQKIIAVASDPNASAKDLADVIKLDPSLSVRVLRLVNSAYYGLPRKIAQLSEAVMILGFKTVRNLALSVFTYNSLMRRKRSTIDHTALWKHFIGVAVASELMAQVVGYPNKEELFVAGLLHDIGKVTLEFVSPEMFAAVAKLTKTLKISFFEAEKKLNLPNHALISMKTIERWGLPELVSQSCGGHHTPESFSESLYSDVISMIHVSDFFVNTINYGESYSYGGFVLSPYALNLLGLKPRMLTNYLKKLKEKLMTADEFLKIEQEAVS, from the coding sequence GTGAAGCTGGAAGAGATCATCACGAAGATAGAGGAACTTCCTACACCCGATCCAATAGTTCAAAAGATCATCGCGGTGGCCTCCGATCCGAACGCTTCGGCGAAGGATCTGGCTGATGTCATCAAGCTCGATCCGAGTTTGTCTGTGCGCGTTCTGAGGCTCGTGAATTCGGCCTATTATGGTCTACCAAGGAAGATCGCTCAACTGAGCGAGGCGGTGATGATCCTTGGCTTCAAGACCGTCAGGAACTTGGCACTGAGCGTCTTCACCTACAACTCGCTAATGAGAAGGAAAAGATCAACGATAGACCACACGGCGCTGTGGAAGCACTTCATAGGCGTTGCGGTCGCATCAGAGTTGATGGCTCAGGTGGTGGGTTATCCTAACAAAGAGGAACTTTTCGTCGCGGGTTTGTTACACGACATAGGAAAGGTCACACTCGAGTTCGTCTCACCGGAGATGTTCGCGGCCGTGGCAAAACTCACCAAAACGTTGAAGATCTCTTTTTTCGAAGCGGAGAAGAAGTTGAATCTCCCAAACCACGCTTTAATAAGTATGAAGACTATCGAGCGATGGGGGCTTCCCGAGCTCGTGTCTCAATCCTGTGGTGGTCACCACACACCGGAGTCCTTCTCCGAGAGTCTGTATTCCGATGTCATAAGCATGATCCACGTCAGCGACTTTTTTGTGAACACGATCAATTACGGGGAGTCATATTCGTATGGTGGGTTCGTGCTGTCGCCGTACGCTCTGAACCTTTTGGGGCTCAAGCCGAGGATGCTGACAAACTATCTGAAGAAGCTGAAGGAAAAGTTAATGACTGCAGATGAATTTCTCAAAATCGAGCAGGAGGCGGTATCGTGA
- the rbfA gene encoding 30S ribosome-binding factor RbfA, with amino-acid sequence MRPDYRKAMLESEIVKLISEALREAKDPKLKDRIITVSRAELFADKRFVDVYVSSIGDESERKALVEHLNKIKGYFRTYLANNLDLFVAPQVRFKEDPGIEASVRVQELLNRLKEEKK; translated from the coding sequence GTGAGGCCAGATTACAGAAAGGCTATGCTCGAATCTGAAATCGTCAAACTGATCAGCGAAGCGCTCAGGGAAGCGAAGGATCCAAAACTCAAGGATCGTATCATCACAGTCTCGCGCGCAGAACTCTTCGCCGACAAGAGGTTCGTTGACGTTTACGTCAGTTCGATAGGAGATGAAAGCGAACGGAAGGCTTTGGTCGAACATCTCAACAAGATCAAGGGTTATTTCAGGACCTATTTGGCGAACAATCTGGATTTGTTCGTCGCACCCCAAGTTCGCTTCAAGGAAGATCCAGGTATAGAGGCGAGCGTTCGCGTGCAAGAATTGCTGAACAGGCTCAAGGAGGAAAAGAAGTGA
- the truB gene encoding tRNA pseudouridine(55) synthase TruB: MSGILLVDKPKGPTSHDVVDEVRKKLNQRRVGHAGTLDPFATGLLIVGVGNATRLLEYLMNHNKVYRVKMKLGLITDTFDITGKIEEERPCNATREEIIETIKSFVGSYVQVPPAYSAKKYKGERLYELARQGRIVRLPPRQVTIHRIEDIEIEDLFVSFTVETSPGTYVRSLCMDIGYKLGCGATAVELRRLSVGPFKVEDAVDVYNLSAEEITKKIIPISKVLHFPKVWINNEAKERVLNGMKIHVKDILYHEQFEKDSIVQVFNEEELLCLARAERRSTFLRTLLQQERNEAVLKPFKVFRES, from the coding sequence GTGTCTGGTATTCTGCTTGTGGACAAGCCAAAAGGACCCACTTCCCACGACGTAGTTGATGAAGTCAGGAAAAAGCTCAACCAGAGGCGTGTGGGTCACGCCGGGACACTCGATCCGTTCGCCACGGGTTTGCTCATAGTTGGTGTGGGAAATGCCACCAGGTTGCTGGAATATCTCATGAACCACAACAAAGTCTACAGAGTGAAGATGAAGCTTGGGCTCATCACTGACACGTTCGATATAACTGGGAAGATCGAAGAAGAAAGGCCGTGCAACGCCACAAGGGAGGAGATCATAGAAACGATCAAAAGCTTTGTGGGAAGTTATGTTCAAGTACCTCCCGCGTACTCAGCTAAGAAATACAAGGGTGAAAGACTTTACGAGTTGGCGAGACAGGGCAGGATCGTGAGATTACCACCCAGACAGGTAACGATCCATCGCATAGAGGACATCGAAATCGAAGATCTCTTCGTTTCCTTCACAGTTGAGACGAGTCCGGGCACTTACGTGAGGTCCCTTTGCATGGACATCGGCTACAAGCTTGGTTGTGGAGCAACAGCCGTGGAACTGAGAAGACTCAGCGTTGGGCCCTTCAAGGTTGAAGACGCTGTGGACGTTTACAACCTGAGCGCTGAGGAGATCACGAAAAAAATCATCCCTATCTCGAAAGTGCTCCACTTTCCAAAAGTCTGGATCAACAACGAAGCGAAAGAGAGAGTTTTGAACGGGATGAAGATCCATGTGAAGGACATTCTGTATCACGAACAGTTTGAGAAAGACTCAATCGTTCAAGTGTTCAACGAAGAAGAGCTTTTGTGCCTTGCACGCGCCGAACGCCGTTCGACGTTTCTGAGAACTTTGTTACAGCAGGAAAGAAACGAAGCGGTCCTCAAACCGTTCAAGGTCTTCAGGGAGAGCTGA
- a CDS encoding FAD synthetase family protein yields MYVTTIGVFDGVHLGHKALLKEVNRLAQERNLRSRAFVVSHPFEHLTGNFDGLIMSHERRILLLSQYLDEVELLDLRCIKDMTANDFFERILAKDTAVLVVGRDFKFGRNALGDLSLLEKLCEDRKITLRTFPDVLDENKERISSSRIRNMIRDGRIEQAERLLGHEYLLEAVVLNVSSFNSRSVALLHTAKELVKPQSGAFQIEEQSLKIRGTLILNGETKLVSQDLRLAPGTYLYLRFMEGRL; encoded by the coding sequence ATGTACGTTACGACGATAGGAGTCTTCGATGGGGTTCATCTGGGACACAAGGCGTTGTTGAAAGAGGTCAATCGTCTCGCGCAGGAGAGGAATCTTAGATCAAGGGCTTTCGTGGTTTCTCACCCCTTTGAACATCTCACTGGCAACTTCGATGGTCTGATCATGAGTCACGAGAGACGAATCCTTTTGCTCTCGCAGTACTTGGACGAAGTCGAGCTTTTGGATTTGCGATGCATCAAAGACATGACAGCGAACGACTTTTTCGAACGAATCCTCGCGAAAGATACCGCCGTGCTCGTCGTGGGAAGGGACTTCAAATTTGGCAGGAACGCTCTGGGAGATCTCAGTTTGCTCGAGAAGCTCTGTGAAGATAGAAAAATCACTCTCAGGACCTTCCCTGATGTTTTGGATGAAAACAAAGAACGCATAAGCAGCTCTCGCATCAGGAACATGATAAGAGATGGGAGAATTGAGCAAGCCGAGAGATTGTTGGGACATGAGTACCTGCTCGAAGCGGTTGTTTTGAACGTGAGCAGTTTCAACTCAAGGAGCGTGGCTCTCCTGCACACTGCAAAGGAATTGGTTAAACCTCAATCTGGCGCTTTTCAGATCGAGGAACAAAGCTTGAAAATCAGGGGAACCTTGATCCTAAATGGTGAAACGAAGCTGGTTTCTCAGGATCTGAGGCTCGCACCGGGAACGTACTTGTATCTGAGATTCATGGAGGGAAGATTGTGA
- a CDS encoding ATP-binding protein encodes MRVGVVTGINSSDPYVFYVRLEQEDGRPRHMLQIDDVVKVQFDYHPQGSLIYYGIVVKIMARWDFGPISGYEEELALKGLSPANPIFIATVMTTRMLKIESGKILPDAPQVPPPPGSEVSVASESELDVALGFDELLQKHCAIPIGLFRNNRCAYADVRYILGENGAHINISGQSGVAAKTSYATFLVKSFLDTGNRLKEKNELMACLSRSRFIIFNVKGEGLLFLDKWSKDWKEKEETNTGKSWKRMYEALQMKAEPFEKVAFFAPRKLAKDEPWVNKRSQGVQIYGWDIVDIMKLGLFELLFDQEELEKNQNLQLAVTSVQEVLQSRFEEAILEAKRFCERNRIKVPNDPEMIIRTAIANGFDVSTMARLPDGLDELIKMFDEDEDFKTRIAQEVQGKATVAALIRRLKAAKAVGFDLLWVRTNFLNYNATRRIDWDKPGQVTVIDISKLKNRPQSFVVGAVLLEVMRSREEKTNQDPVFIFLDELNKYAPRFGGGPLSSIFRDIAERGRSFRVILIGAEQTASEVDYRIITQSSTTVVGRQKGAELAKPEYSHLTDEQKARAALLQQGEVIVDQPFMRIPITVRFPLPAWCTREDDAYTMSEQERRTLEERAYGGD; translated from the coding sequence GTGAGAGTAGGTGTCGTGACGGGTATTAACAGTTCCGATCCGTACGTGTTCTACGTGAGGCTCGAGCAGGAAGATGGAAGACCTCGTCACATGCTCCAGATAGACGATGTCGTCAAAGTTCAGTTCGACTACCATCCCCAAGGTTCACTCATCTACTACGGCATCGTGGTGAAGATAATGGCGAGGTGGGACTTTGGTCCCATATCCGGCTACGAAGAAGAGCTCGCCTTGAAGGGCCTCTCTCCGGCGAATCCTATCTTCATAGCCACAGTCATGACCACCAGAATGTTGAAGATCGAAAGCGGAAAGATTCTACCCGACGCACCGCAGGTGCCACCACCGCCTGGATCAGAGGTGAGTGTCGCAAGCGAATCGGAGCTCGATGTGGCGCTTGGTTTCGACGAGCTCTTGCAGAAACACTGTGCAATCCCGATAGGTTTGTTCAGAAACAACAGATGCGCATACGCAGATGTCAGGTACATACTTGGCGAGAACGGTGCACACATAAACATATCGGGTCAATCCGGAGTGGCAGCCAAGACTTCCTACGCGACCTTTCTCGTGAAGTCTTTCCTCGACACGGGAAACAGGTTGAAGGAAAAGAACGAACTCATGGCATGCCTGTCAAGGTCGCGGTTCATCATCTTCAACGTCAAAGGTGAGGGGTTGTTGTTCTTAGACAAGTGGTCGAAGGATTGGAAAGAGAAGGAGGAAACAAACACAGGAAAATCGTGGAAAAGAATGTACGAAGCTCTGCAGATGAAAGCCGAACCGTTCGAAAAAGTCGCCTTCTTTGCCCCCAGGAAACTCGCCAAGGATGAACCGTGGGTGAACAAGAGGTCCCAGGGTGTACAGATCTATGGTTGGGACATCGTTGACATTATGAAACTGGGTCTGTTCGAACTTTTGTTCGATCAGGAAGAACTGGAAAAGAACCAGAACCTTCAACTCGCCGTCACGAGCGTTCAGGAAGTTTTGCAATCGCGCTTCGAGGAGGCCATCCTGGAGGCGAAGAGATTCTGTGAGCGTAACCGCATAAAGGTTCCGAACGATCCAGAGATGATCATCAGAACGGCCATCGCGAATGGCTTTGACGTGAGTACGATGGCGCGCTTGCCTGACGGACTCGATGAACTCATAAAGATGTTTGACGAGGACGAAGACTTCAAAACGAGAATCGCACAAGAGGTGCAGGGAAAAGCCACAGTCGCAGCACTCATCAGGAGGCTGAAGGCAGCAAAAGCAGTTGGGTTTGATCTTCTCTGGGTACGGACGAACTTCCTCAATTACAACGCCACAAGGCGCATCGATTGGGACAAACCTGGCCAGGTGACGGTTATCGACATCTCCAAGCTGAAAAACCGTCCGCAAAGCTTCGTGGTTGGTGCTGTGTTGCTTGAAGTGATGCGATCACGAGAGGAGAAAACTAACCAAGATCCTGTGTTCATATTCCTGGACGAGCTCAACAAGTACGCGCCACGCTTTGGAGGGGGCCCACTCTCTTCCATCTTCAGAGACATCGCGGAACGCGGCAGGTCGTTCAGAGTGATACTGATCGGTGCGGAACAGACGGCTTCGGAGGTTGACTATCGAATCATAACTCAGTCCTCGACGACGGTGGTTGGAAGGCAGAAAGGTGCCGAACTCGCAAAACCTGAGTATTCACACCTAACGGATGAACAAAAGGCCAGGGCTGCGTTGCTTCAACAAGGAGAAGTCATCGTGGACCAGCCCTTCATGAGGATACCGATCACCGTGAGATTCCCGTTGCCTGCCTGGTGCACGCGAGAAGACGATGCGTACACGATGAGCGAGCAGGAAAGAAGAACGCTTGAGGAGAGAGCGTACGGAGGGGACTGA